One window of Gemmatimonadaceae bacterium genomic DNA carries:
- a CDS encoding protein kinase, whose protein sequence is MTELRSRLESSLGEAYRIERELGGGGMSHVFVAEEAALGRRVAVKVLRADLVAEISTERFRREILVAARLQHPHIVPVLTAGEIGGVPFYTMPFVSGESLDVRLAREGALPIREAARILAGIARALAYAHRAGVVHRDIKPGNVLVVDGTAMVTDFGIAKAIVNARRTDSGVQPDASRPQETLTAIGESVGTPAYMAPEQISADPGMDHRADIYSFGILAYEILAGRRPFTASGYQSLIIAHLTKSPQPLAEIRPEVPAELAQLVTECLRKQPGERPATADELVAPLDAFAAGHRYRGGARASSAPAMRTTDEQRAAAAVERTARPVVGRDFELAALTASFDRASHDRGLVHAIAGEPGLGKTTLATRFLEQTAGQVERCRVGVGRCSERLAGAEAYLPFLEALEGLLNGPDGALVAQEMREIAPAWYAQVRPATMSDPSGARTPTDARVGSAEQMKRQLGSFLVELTRSGRLVVCLEDVHWADASTVDLIVYLADRFDTLPMLLLVTYRPSDLLAARHPFADAALRLHERDRIRETFLRAFDRHVLGEYVDRAYESNEFPSEFVDLIFQRTEGTPLFVVDLMRQLADRGVIGQRDGSWRLERAADTVDAEIPQSIRSVIQRTIDRLDELDRRLLTIASVQGAQFDSAVVAGATGLPPEQVEEHLERLERVYAMVRLVEERVIGKRHPSLRYAFSHILYQNTLQSPLRGTRRMALSASVASVMHDLYGDDPAVAAELGVLHRAARQFGEAARCFLTAARTATRLFANKEAVLLARRGLDAAAAMPDDDERARIELDLQLALGVPLNALFGYSGSEVESAYSRARELSARFSDPATQIPALHGLYRFYVVSGRLHTARDVVEQLVHVAEATGDPRQIFIARTAMGPPLIQLGEFERGVEFLRSGMSVYDQMRTDVDRLTYGAFMPGAWLAIALWMLGDDALALEENRRAREHADTPFAKAYAVTLTAWLHAHRGDAELTKQYAEQSIEISRTHDFVQWRAVGVLFHSWSRVVLGDHDEALSTLVRALDGYRATQAEMNLPHYMWLLADAYHRTGKPALALDTLLQAQAVAEKNDNRCWEPELHRLRGEILRERGDRHGAEHSFQRALSIARDQNAGSLVRLAEASLAQIGL, encoded by the coding sequence ATGACGGAGCTGCGGTCACGCCTCGAGTCCAGCCTCGGCGAGGCCTATCGGATCGAGCGTGAGCTGGGCGGCGGAGGCATGTCGCATGTCTTCGTTGCCGAAGAAGCCGCGCTTGGCCGACGCGTCGCGGTCAAGGTGTTGCGCGCCGATCTCGTCGCCGAGATCTCCACGGAGCGATTCAGGCGCGAGATTCTCGTCGCGGCGCGGCTACAGCACCCCCACATCGTCCCGGTGCTGACCGCTGGTGAAATCGGCGGCGTTCCATTTTATACCATGCCGTTCGTGTCGGGCGAATCGCTCGACGTGCGGCTTGCTCGCGAAGGCGCGCTTCCCATTCGTGAGGCCGCACGCATTCTGGCCGGCATCGCGCGGGCGCTGGCGTACGCGCATCGCGCCGGAGTGGTGCACCGCGACATCAAGCCGGGCAACGTCCTCGTCGTGGACGGAACGGCCATGGTCACCGACTTCGGCATCGCGAAAGCGATCGTCAACGCTCGGCGGACGGATTCGGGCGTGCAGCCCGATGCGTCTCGTCCGCAGGAGACCTTGACGGCGATCGGCGAGAGTGTCGGCACACCGGCCTACATGGCGCCCGAGCAGATCAGCGCCGATCCCGGAATGGATCACCGGGCCGACATTTACAGCTTTGGAATCCTCGCGTACGAGATACTCGCCGGCCGCCGGCCGTTCACCGCGAGCGGGTATCAGTCGCTGATCATCGCGCACCTGACGAAGTCGCCGCAACCGCTGGCGGAGATTCGGCCCGAGGTTCCGGCGGAGTTGGCGCAGCTCGTCACGGAATGCCTACGGAAGCAACCTGGAGAGCGTCCCGCAACGGCCGACGAGCTCGTCGCGCCGCTCGATGCGTTCGCGGCCGGTCATCGCTACCGCGGCGGCGCGCGGGCGAGCAGCGCGCCGGCCATGCGCACGACCGACGAGCAGCGTGCGGCGGCAGCCGTCGAGCGAACGGCGCGTCCGGTCGTCGGCCGCGACTTCGAGCTTGCCGCGCTGACCGCGAGCTTCGATCGCGCGTCACACGATCGCGGGTTGGTACACGCGATCGCCGGCGAGCCGGGCTTGGGCAAGACGACGCTCGCGACCCGCTTCCTGGAACAGACCGCGGGGCAGGTCGAGCGCTGCCGCGTCGGCGTCGGTCGATGTTCGGAGCGCCTCGCTGGTGCCGAAGCGTATCTGCCCTTTCTCGAGGCGCTCGAAGGTTTGCTGAACGGTCCCGACGGAGCGCTCGTCGCGCAGGAAATGCGCGAGATAGCGCCGGCGTGGTATGCGCAGGTGCGGCCCGCGACGATGTCCGATCCGTCGGGCGCGCGGACGCCGACGGACGCGCGAGTCGGATCGGCCGAACAGATGAAGCGGCAGCTGGGCTCATTTCTCGTGGAGTTGACGCGTTCGGGCCGTCTGGTGGTCTGCCTCGAGGACGTCCACTGGGCGGACGCGTCGACGGTCGATCTGATCGTCTATCTCGCCGATCGGTTCGATACGCTGCCGATGCTGCTGCTCGTGACGTATCGGCCGTCGGATCTGTTGGCGGCGCGCCATCCGTTCGCCGACGCCGCTCTGCGCCTGCACGAGCGCGATCGTATTCGCGAAACGTTCCTGCGCGCGTTCGACCGGCACGTACTCGGCGAATATGTCGACCGCGCGTACGAGAGCAACGAGTTTCCGAGTGAATTCGTCGATCTGATCTTTCAGCGCACCGAGGGGACGCCGTTGTTCGTGGTGGATCTCATGCGGCAGCTGGCGGACCGCGGCGTGATTGGGCAGCGCGACGGCAGCTGGCGGCTGGAGCGTGCCGCCGATACCGTCGACGCGGAAATTCCGCAGTCGATTCGCAGCGTCATTCAGCGCACGATCGATCGGTTGGACGAGCTGGATCGCCGCTTGTTGACGATCGCGAGCGTGCAGGGCGCCCAGTTCGATTCCGCGGTCGTCGCCGGCGCGACCGGATTGCCGCCGGAACAGGTCGAGGAGCATCTCGAGCGGCTCGAGCGCGTCTACGCCATGGTGCGGCTGGTCGAGGAGCGTGTGATCGGCAAGCGGCATCCGTCGCTGCGGTACGCGTTTTCACACATCTTATATCAGAATACGCTCCAATCCCCGTTGCGGGGCACGCGTCGTATGGCGCTGAGCGCGTCCGTTGCGTCGGTGATGCACGATTTGTACGGGGACGATCCGGCGGTCGCGGCGGAATTGGGCGTGCTGCATCGGGCGGCGCGGCAGTTTGGCGAGGCGGCGCGATGCTTCCTCACCGCGGCGCGCACGGCGACGCGGCTGTTCGCCAACAAGGAAGCGGTCTTGCTCGCACGGCGCGGGCTCGACGCGGCCGCGGCGATGCCGGACGACGACGAGCGCGCACGAATCGAGCTGGATCTCCAGCTCGCGCTCGGCGTACCGCTCAACGCGCTGTTCGGTTATTCGGGCAGCGAAGTGGAATCGGCGTACTCGCGCGCCCGCGAATTGTCGGCGCGCTTCAGCGATCCCGCGACGCAGATTCCGGCGCTCCATGGTCTCTATCGGTTCTACGTCGTGAGCGGGCGCCTGCACACGGCGCGTGACGTCGTCGAACAGCTGGTGCACGTGGCCGAGGCGACGGGCGATCCGAGGCAGATCTTCATTGCGCGCACCGCGATGGGCCCGCCGCTCATTCAGCTCGGCGAATTCGAGCGCGGCGTCGAGTTCCTGCGCTCCGGCATGTCGGTGTACGATCAAATGCGCACGGACGTCGATCGCTTGACGTATGGCGCCTTCATGCCCGGCGCATGGCTGGCGATCGCTCTGTGGATGCTCGGCGACGATGCGCTGGCGCTGGAGGAGAATCGTCGCGCGCGCGAGCACGCCGACACACCGTTCGCCAAGGCATACGCGGTCACGCTCACCGCGTGGCTGCACGCGCATCGCGGCGACGCGGAATTGACGAAGCAGTATGCCGAACAAAGCATCGAGATCTCACGCACCCACGACTTCGTCCAGTGGCGTGCGGTGGGCGTGCTCTTTCACTCGTGGTCGCGCGTGGTGCTTGGCGATCATGACGAGGCGCTGTCGACGCTCGTCCGCGCGCTCGACGGATATCGCGCTACGCAGGCAGAAATGAATCTGCCGCACTACATGTGGCTGCTCGCCGATGCCTACCACCGAACGGGGAAGCCCGCGCTGGCGCTCGATACGCTCCTTCAGGCGCAAGCGGTTGCCGAGAAGAATGACAATCGGTGCTGGGAGCCCGAGTTGCATCGCTTGCGCGGCGAGATCCTGCGTGAGCGCGGTGACCGGCATGGCGCCGAGCATTCGTTTCAACGCGCGCTGTCGATCGCACGCGATCAGAACGCGGGGTCGCTGGTTCGGTTAGCCGAGGCGAGTTTGGCTCAAATCGGTTTGTAG
- a CDS encoding class I SAM-dependent methyltransferase → MPQTAHRVTSFAPPPPLSNHEREQRRRTSVLSSLHKRLAGTGMSPFVVELPDGTVEHLQGDARAGDDGERARFLLRVRNDRGRRALVSLDEMELGTAYLRGDIDVEGDFLSCLDLRGILTDRRPLRSLLRHVIPLVLGQRRSDMAWVPKHYDFGNEFYWAFLDKQYGLYSQALYTADDDSLDEAVVNKLEYIVDVCRLRRGSHVLNVGGGWASFEKFIAPRGVSSTMLTLSHDQYAFLSDFCLRNPEPGRLEVVRESIFAFSSAAQYDAITLLGVMEHLPDYHGLFARFATLLKPAGRVYMDFAAGQRKYKVSTFTSTYVFPGNHTPVYLPGLFAAAIAHGFEPIALHNDRHSYYLTLQAWARNLEAAYDRVLPIVGERVYRLFRLYLWAGAHQLQRSGSLESYRVVFQRASGRPSHEIGCYKPI, encoded by the coding sequence ATGCCTCAAACAGCACATCGGGTCACGTCGTTCGCACCGCCGCCACCACTCTCCAACCACGAACGCGAACAGCGCCGCCGCACATCGGTGCTGTCCTCGCTGCACAAGCGGCTGGCCGGCACCGGCATGTCTCCATTCGTGGTCGAGCTGCCGGATGGAACGGTCGAACATCTGCAAGGCGACGCGCGTGCCGGCGACGACGGAGAACGCGCGCGATTCCTGCTGCGCGTCCGCAACGACCGCGGCCGGCGTGCGCTCGTCAGTCTCGACGAGATGGAGCTGGGCACGGCGTATTTGCGCGGTGACATCGACGTCGAGGGCGACTTTCTCAGTTGTCTCGACTTGCGCGGCATCCTCACCGATCGCCGCCCATTGCGGTCGCTGCTGCGCCACGTAATTCCGCTGGTGCTGGGCCAACGGCGCAGCGACATGGCGTGGGTGCCGAAGCACTACGATTTCGGCAACGAGTTCTACTGGGCGTTTCTCGACAAGCAATACGGCCTGTACTCGCAAGCGCTGTACACGGCGGACGACGATTCACTCGACGAAGCCGTCGTGAACAAGCTCGAGTACATCGTCGACGTGTGCCGCTTGCGGCGCGGCTCGCACGTGCTGAACGTCGGCGGTGGCTGGGCCTCGTTCGAGAAGTTCATCGCGCCGCGCGGCGTCAGCTCGACGATGCTCACGCTCTCGCACGACCAGTACGCGTTCCTCTCCGATTTCTGTCTGCGCAATCCTGAACCGGGCCGGCTCGAGGTCGTGCGCGAAAGTATCTTCGCGTTCTCCTCTGCCGCTCAATACGACGCCATCACGTTGCTCGGTGTCATGGAGCACTTGCCCGACTATCACGGACTCTTCGCGCGGTTCGCCACGCTTCTCAAACCGGCGGGGCGCGTCTACATGGACTTTGCCGCCGGGCAGCGCAAGTACAAAGTGAGCACGTTCACGTCGACGTACGTGTTTCCGGGAAATCACACCCCGGTGTATCTGCCCGGCCTCTTCGCGGCCGCGATCGCGCATGGCTTCGAGCCGATCGCGCTGCACAACGATCGCCACAGCTATTACCTCACGCTTCAGGCGTGGGCGCGCAATCTCGAGGCAGCGTACGATCGCGTCCTGCCGATCGTCGGCGAGCGTGTGTATCGCCTGTTTCGGTTGTACCTCTGGGCAGGCGCGCATCAACTACAACGGAGCGGATCACTCGAGAGCTACCGCGTCGTCTTTCAACGCGCCTCCGGACGGCCCTCGCACGAGATCGGCTGCTACAAACCGATTTGA
- a CDS encoding carbon-nitrogen hydrolase family protein, translating into MTLVRIALANLEYPESPAASVALTQRAIAHAATERADILCFPECYVPGYRTADRQLPPPDAQFLESAWRDIALAAGEANVAVVLGTERVVDGTARIAALVINRDGSIAGFQDKVQLDPSEEATYVPGAERRVFECGPLKFGISICHEGWRYPETVRWAARRGAHVVFHPHFGEAEANSYRPTAFADPANTFHEKAMLCRAAENTCYFASVNCAGEGSPTTSAVVSPDGSVLAWQPYGVSGLLIADIETGAATGLLANRCRTA; encoded by the coding sequence ATGACTCTCGTCAGAATCGCGCTCGCGAATCTCGAGTACCCTGAATCGCCCGCTGCGTCGGTGGCATTGACGCAACGGGCGATTGCTCATGCGGCGACGGAGCGCGCCGACATCCTGTGTTTTCCTGAGTGCTACGTGCCTGGATACCGCACGGCGGACAGACAGCTTCCGCCGCCCGACGCGCAGTTTCTCGAGAGCGCGTGGCGTGACATCGCGTTAGCCGCCGGCGAAGCCAACGTCGCCGTGGTCCTCGGCACCGAACGCGTTGTCGACGGAACGGCGCGTATCGCCGCGCTCGTCATCAACCGCGACGGATCGATCGCCGGCTTTCAGGACAAGGTGCAGCTCGACCCTTCCGAAGAAGCCACATACGTGCCTGGCGCCGAGCGGCGTGTGTTCGAGTGCGGGCCATTGAAGTTTGGCATTTCAATTTGCCATGAAGGCTGGCGCTATCCGGAAACCGTCCGGTGGGCAGCTCGGCGCGGTGCACACGTGGTGTTTCATCCGCACTTCGGCGAGGCGGAAGCGAACAGCTATCGCCCGACCGCCTTCGCCGATCCCGCGAACACGTTTCATGAAAAGGCGATGCTGTGTCGCGCCGCGGAGAACACCTGTTATTTCGCGAGCGTGAACTGCGCGGGCGAGGGATCGCCCACCACGTCTGCCGTGGTGAGCCCCGACGGCAGCGTACTCGCGTGGCAACCCTACGGCGTTAGCGGACTGCTCATAGCGGACATCGAAACCGGCGCCGCGACGGGACTGCTTGCGAATCGCTGCCGAACGGCCTGA
- a CDS encoding sulfur transferase domain-containing protein, translating to MSHRPIVLSLALCVLLPYGARAQHFTSAAKITHLPAPVALDSAGRFQSTIARVGDDVFVGGQPTERALREMKAQGVTTVVNLRTPEEMKRSVNFDEAALVSQLGMKYVYIPMRGNSEFPYSPDAVTKFSNAVRESSGKVLLHCTIGWRASHLWAAYLIKERGIPVDEALANARAIGLMDEHRMGNNGRQPVEDLLGRDLPTLGHPHS from the coding sequence ATGTCTCACCGCCCGATCGTTCTCTCACTCGCACTTTGCGTACTGCTGCCATATGGCGCTCGCGCGCAGCACTTCACCAGCGCCGCCAAGATCACCCATTTACCCGCTCCGGTCGCGCTCGACTCCGCCGGCAGGTTTCAATCGACCATCGCGCGCGTCGGCGACGACGTCTTCGTCGGCGGACAGCCGACGGAACGCGCGCTGCGCGAGATGAAGGCGCAGGGCGTCACGACCGTCGTGAATCTGCGAACGCCCGAGGAAATGAAGCGCTCCGTGAACTTCGACGAAGCCGCGCTGGTCTCGCAGCTCGGCATGAAGTACGTCTATATCCCCATGCGTGGAAATTCCGAATTTCCGTATTCGCCGGACGCCGTGACGAAGTTCAGCAACGCCGTTCGCGAATCGAGCGGCAAGGTGCTCCTGCACTGCACGATCGGGTGGCGCGCATCACATCTCTGGGCGGCGTACCTGATCAAGGAACGCGGCATTCCAGTCGACGAAGCCCTCGCGAACGCCCGCGCCATCGGCCTCATGGACGAACACCGTATGGGCAACAACGGGCGGCAACCCGTCGAGGACCTCCTGGGTCGCGATCTTCCGACGCTCGGTCATCCGCACTCCTGA
- a CDS encoding FkbM family methyltransferase → MRKQQTATPLASEVRTNRLVERLIWSLRDTRLARRISLSLSVRYRGRSIRVPVIDGLGLGNSRLTEPWMLPLLERLLALDSRAVLDVGVNLGQTLMKFLLLSDGRRYIGCEPNPLCVFYVERMAALNDARSVAIIPCGLSDQHGVLQLFSGGPVDSAASLVAGFRDASEYTSSRIAIVAPGDEVLQVAGAPPIGILKIDVEGAELDVLRGLHQTLARDRPLVVCEILPTYSDTTENGRMRRKRADAVTEVMTSLGYRMYRINHAGGLQPLDRVETHGDVELSDYLFAPRERSGDVERAFGVAAAH, encoded by the coding sequence ATGAGGAAACAGCAGACCGCGACGCCGCTCGCTTCCGAGGTCCGGACCAATCGGCTCGTCGAGCGGCTCATCTGGTCTCTCCGCGACACGCGGCTGGCGCGCCGGATTTCGCTGTCGCTTTCCGTGCGCTATCGCGGACGGTCGATTCGCGTTCCGGTCATCGATGGCCTGGGGCTTGGGAATTCCCGGCTCACCGAACCGTGGATGCTTCCGTTGCTGGAGCGGCTGCTCGCGCTGGACTCGCGCGCGGTTCTCGATGTCGGCGTCAACCTTGGTCAGACGCTGATGAAGTTCCTGCTCCTGAGTGATGGGCGGCGCTACATCGGGTGCGAGCCCAATCCGTTGTGCGTATTCTATGTCGAGCGAATGGCGGCGTTGAACGACGCACGAAGCGTGGCGATCATCCCATGCGGGTTGAGCGACCAGCATGGCGTATTACAATTGTTCTCCGGTGGTCCCGTCGATTCCGCGGCGAGTCTCGTCGCGGGCTTTCGCGACGCGTCGGAGTACACCTCGTCGCGCATTGCGATCGTCGCGCCGGGCGACGAGGTGCTACAGGTGGCGGGAGCGCCGCCCATCGGCATTCTCAAGATCGACGTCGAAGGCGCGGAGCTCGACGTCCTGCGCGGACTCCATCAAACGCTCGCGCGAGACCGGCCTCTGGTCGTGTGCGAAATCCTTCCGACGTATTCCGACACGACGGAGAACGGTCGCATGCGACGCAAGCGAGCCGACGCCGTGACGGAGGTCATGACATCGCTCGGCTACCGGATGTACCGCATCAATCACGCGGGCGGCTTGCAACCCCTCGATCGCGTCGAAACACACGGTGACGTCGAGCTATCCGACTATCTCTTCGCGCCGCGAGAGCGCAGCGGCGACGTCGAACGCGCCTTCGGCGTCGCCGCTGCGCATTGA
- a CDS encoding M48 family metallopeptidase: MTNTHCIPSRLRQGTLVMTAMLLGACSISQQQEVQLGQEQAAQVSQQLPILNDPTINSYVNSLGQQIASHTSRADLQWSFAVVNTDEVNAFALPGGFIYVNRGVLTRASNESELGAVLGHEIEHVVRRHSVKQMEQMQGANVGAGVLCALTNVCNSGLAQAGIQASGTLLFAKFGRDDEVQADEGGFQNEINAGLNPRGMLTFFEKLLAEEQQSNGGGATASWFSDHPGTQDRIADVQRMLNSTSAATLNRLRTDTQAFDNMKRRLAQLPPPPPAR; this comes from the coding sequence ATGACCAATACTCATTGTATCCCGAGCCGCTTACGGCAGGGCACGCTAGTGATGACCGCGATGCTGCTCGGGGCGTGCAGCATCTCGCAGCAACAGGAAGTGCAGCTCGGCCAGGAGCAGGCCGCGCAGGTGAGCCAGCAGCTCCCGATACTCAACGACCCCACGATCAACAGCTACGTGAACAGTCTCGGCCAGCAGATTGCGAGTCATACGTCGCGCGCCGACCTGCAATGGAGCTTCGCGGTCGTCAACACCGACGAGGTCAACGCGTTCGCGCTGCCGGGCGGGTTCATCTATGTGAACCGCGGCGTGCTCACCCGCGCGAGCAACGAGAGCGAGCTCGGGGCGGTGCTCGGCCACGAGATCGAACACGTCGTGCGCCGGCACTCGGTGAAGCAGATGGAGCAGATGCAGGGCGCAAACGTCGGCGCCGGCGTGCTCTGCGCGCTGACGAATGTCTGCAACTCCGGGCTCGCTCAGGCGGGCATTCAGGCGAGCGGTACGCTGCTGTTCGCGAAGTTCGGTCGCGACGACGAAGTGCAAGCCGACGAGGGCGGCTTCCAGAATGAGATCAACGCCGGTTTGAACCCGCGCGGCATGCTCACGTTCTTCGAGAAGCTGCTCGCCGAAGAGCAGCAGAGCAACGGCGGCGGTGCCACGGCGTCGTGGTTCTCCGACCACCCGGGTACGCAGGATCGTATCGCGGATGTTCAACGAATGCTCAATTCGACGTCGGCGGCCACGCTGAACCGGCTGCGCACGGATACGCAGGCGTTCGACAACATGAAGCGCCGGCTGGCTCAACTTCCGCCGCCGCCGCCTGCGCGCTGA
- a CDS encoding ATP-binding cassette domain-containing protein: MITARQLSKHYRVKVRDPGIGGALRAIVAPRYDDVIAVDKLTFTIERGEVVAFLGPNGAGKTTTLKMITGLLYPTSGSIEVAGLNPWTASAAFKCRISLVLGNKQQLLWDLPVEETFRLNRAIYAIPDAIYAKQRRDLIEMLEIGELLDRPVRNLSLGERMKCELAAALLHRPELVLLDEPTLGLDVTAQDAVRGFLKDYAVRHTATILLTSHYMADVTALAKRVMMINDGRLVYDGSLSDLVARTVPVKRLELTLCPETTLDAVAHFGEVKRFQHPSAVIEVPRDEAARASARILMSGLVVDLSIHDPPIEDVIRQAFADARDDGMTPE; encoded by the coding sequence GTGATCACGGCAAGACAGCTCAGCAAGCACTACCGGGTGAAGGTTCGCGATCCCGGTATCGGTGGTGCGTTGCGCGCGATCGTCGCGCCGCGCTACGATGATGTCATTGCCGTCGACAAGCTGACGTTTACCATCGAGCGCGGCGAAGTCGTCGCGTTCCTCGGCCCCAACGGCGCCGGAAAGACGACGACGTTGAAGATGATCACCGGCCTGTTGTATCCGACATCCGGGTCCATCGAAGTCGCCGGCCTCAATCCGTGGACGGCCAGCGCGGCGTTCAAGTGCCGGATCTCGCTCGTGCTCGGCAACAAGCAGCAGCTGCTGTGGGATCTGCCGGTCGAGGAGACGTTTCGTCTCAATCGCGCGATCTACGCGATTCCCGACGCGATCTACGCAAAGCAGCGCCGTGATTTGATCGAGATGCTGGAGATCGGCGAATTGCTCGATCGTCCCGTGCGCAATCTCTCGCTCGGCGAACGCATGAAGTGCGAGCTCGCCGCGGCGTTGCTGCATCGGCCGGAGCTGGTGTTGCTCGACGAGCCGACGCTTGGCCTCGACGTCACGGCGCAAGATGCGGTGCGCGGCTTTCTGAAAGACTACGCCGTGCGTCACACCGCGACGATCCTGCTCACGTCGCACTACATGGCCGACGTCACCGCGTTGGCGAAGCGCGTGATGATGATCAACGACGGCCGCCTGGTTTACGACGGCTCGCTGTCCGACCTCGTGGCGCGCACCGTTCCGGTGAAGCGACTCGAGCTCACGCTGTGTCCCGAGACGACGCTGGATGCTGTCGCACATTTTGGAGAAGTGAAACGGTTTCAGCATCCCTCCGCCGTGATCGAGGTGCCGCGAGATGAGGCGGCCAGAGCGAGCGCGCGCATTCTGATGTCGGGGCTCGTGGTCGACCTGTCAATTCACGACCCGCCAATCGAGGACGTCATTCGCCAGGCGTTCGCCGACGCTCGCGACGACGGGATGACCCCCGAATGA
- a CDS encoding ABC-2 family transporter protein, whose amino-acid sequence MSGIALWPRRYAAYIRAAWMVDLQYRADIALWLLWGITEPAIALGVWWTVAASVGGDVDGYTRVAFARYFFGVTLINQLTQAWDAWYIDHWIADGEMNHRLARPVAPIHESVADNIAYKARVGTIVIVVWLLTALVWPTVRVPVAPGRWALTAIAVILGAGIRFFNGFAVGLLAFWTTRAYAIVELQLAIGVFLSGQLAPIDLLPHWVERLSTLLWFPYAIAFPVSLLTGTGGWENHIARGFAGQLAWLAAWFVIYRVVWRNGLKRYGAVGG is encoded by the coding sequence ATGAGCGGCATCGCACTCTGGCCGAGACGCTATGCGGCGTACATCCGCGCGGCGTGGATGGTGGACCTGCAATACCGCGCCGACATCGCGTTGTGGCTGCTGTGGGGTATCACCGAACCGGCCATTGCATTGGGCGTGTGGTGGACAGTCGCCGCGAGCGTCGGCGGCGACGTCGACGGATATACGCGGGTTGCCTTCGCGCGCTACTTCTTCGGCGTCACGCTGATCAATCAGCTGACGCAAGCGTGGGACGCGTGGTACATCGACCACTGGATCGCCGACGGCGAAATGAATCATCGACTCGCGCGGCCGGTGGCGCCGATTCACGAATCGGTCGCCGACAACATCGCGTACAAGGCGCGCGTCGGTACGATCGTCATCGTGGTGTGGTTGCTCACCGCGCTCGTGTGGCCGACGGTGCGTGTGCCCGTCGCGCCCGGGCGATGGGCGCTCACCGCCATCGCTGTGATTCTCGGCGCAGGCATTCGGTTCTTCAACGGATTTGCCGTTGGTTTGCTCGCATTCTGGACGACGCGCGCGTATGCCATCGTCGAGCTGCAATTGGCGATCGGCGTATTTCTGTCGGGTCAGCTTGCGCCGATCGATCTCTTGCCGCACTGGGTCGAGCGACTCTCGACGCTGCTCTGGTTCCCGTACGCGATTGCGTTTCCGGTGTCGCTGCTTACCGGAACCGGTGGATGGGAGAATCACATCGCGCGCGGCTTCGCCGGGCAACTCGCGTGGCTCGCCGCGTGGTTCGTGATCTATCGCGTCGTCTGGCGGAACGGTCTCAAACGATACGGGGCCGTCGGTGGCTAA
- a CDS encoding ABC-2 family transporter protein — translation MAKSSNLTGAFRALIELNAARELQYRANFVASSLGAAFWLLMAVFTVSIFYEHTSVVGGWSFWETAVLLGVFNALVGVVEGWLRPGIGSLPDEVRHGSLDLLLLRPIDTQLYLSFRELDLWRVTDVIAGFALSIYAMHRLGRTISIAELSVFLVMFAAAIAILYGVWLTLMSLAFWFVAVENLSTVFDALFEAARYPASAYPTALRVVFLFILPVAWTTTIPAAALVGRLSPVTAAACLVVAAIALGVSRAVWRVALRRYTSAGG, via the coding sequence GTGGCTAAATCGTCGAATCTCACCGGCGCGTTTCGCGCGCTGATCGAGCTCAACGCCGCGCGCGAGCTGCAATATCGAGCGAACTTCGTCGCGAGCTCGCTCGGGGCGGCTTTCTGGCTGCTGATGGCGGTGTTCACCGTCAGCATCTTCTACGAACACACGAGCGTCGTCGGCGGCTGGAGCTTCTGGGAAACAGCGGTGCTGCTCGGCGTCTTCAATGCGCTCGTCGGTGTGGTCGAGGGCTGGTTGCGTCCCGGGATTGGCAGTTTACCCGACGAGGTGCGACATGGCTCGCTCGATCTGCTGTTGCTGCGCCCAATCGATACGCAACTCTATTTGAGTTTTCGCGAGCTCGATTTGTGGCGCGTCACGGACGTGATCGCGGGCTTCGCCTTGTCGATCTACGCGATGCATCGGCTGGGTCGGACCATCAGCATCGCCGAGCTGAGCGTGTTCCTCGTGATGTTCGCCGCCGCGATCGCGATTCTCTACGGCGTGTGGCTGACGTTGATGTCGCTGGCGTTCTGGTTCGTCGCAGTGGAGAATCTGTCGACCGTGTTCGATGCCTTGTTCGAGGCGGCGCGCTATCCCGCGTCGGCATACCCGACGGCATTGCGCGTCGTGTTCTTGTTCATTCTGCCGGTCGCGTGGACGACGACCATTCCGGCGGCGGCGCTCGTCGGGCGATTGTCGCCGGTCACCGCGGCCGCATGTCTCGTCGTCGCGGCCATCGCGCTTGGCGTCAGCCGTGCGGTGTGGCGGGTGGCGCTTCGGCGGTATACGAGCGCGGGCGGATGA